A window of Pseudochaenichthys georgianus chromosome 11, fPseGeo1.2, whole genome shotgun sequence genomic DNA:
GTTCAATTTATGTTCTGCTCACATCAAAATCTGTGGATAATCTTAAATGATCAGGTCATGATTACTGATTTAGTTTAATTATATTGGAAAGCCACCAAGAAGGACATCGAGTTTGACCTATTAAACAGTAATGTGTGACCCAGCCCAGGTCAAACCACCTGTGAGCTTCACTGCTCATTGCTGTCTGGTGCAAGTACGGGATATCTAGCATTTAACCAATATTTCTATATAACGCTTCTAAAACCTCTCCTTTATGTATTTCATAATCCACATTTAAGGCTCTCAGATGAAGATTCCCATCCCTGTGCATCCTGTTCTGTCCTATCTGCATTCCAACAAGTTCAGGGACACAAACCCCTTCAGCTCACAGGAACTGGCAGTCACTCCATTCGTTCTGCTGCGAGGGACATGGCAACAGAGCATCACAACAGTATCGATTGAATTGTCTCTGACAGGCTATAAGTTGGCAGGGATCATTTGCTTTTGTCCAGTGGCGGCTGTTTGCCAGTTGTGTCCTTTGTTTAGAAGAGGATGCAGAAGATAGAAGATGTACTCGTAGGATTGTGTTCAGCGTCATTAAGCCTTCGTTACATTTCATATCCAAGATGATAGGTAAGGGAATTAATACTATTCTAATATCTTTGATGTTGTTAAATGTTGATTAAATGTTGGTTGGTGAAAAAAGGGGCATATTAGAACATAGCAGGTTCATTTTTGGAAATATCTATCAAAGAGAACTTTCTAATCCCTGAGATTTTTCCAGAAGGTCCAatcttttatattttattagatTATATTTGAAGATGTATGATAGAGTAGATCCAACCTTGGCCATCGTAGTATCTTGATCAAAATtcgtaaaaaaaataaaatacattgttATTTATAGAGCAATCAGACTTTTTTAACACCCAAATATCAACATTGTTATTGGCCCCAACATTTAAGTAAtggttaataataatattaataataataatggttaATAAACCTAATGATTCACCTTAATGAAGTCAATTATTCCCATTATTCACAAAATACTAAATTACACTATTGTATACCTTCTACTACACTCTATAACAAAGTGTGTTAGTTTGTTATATTAACCACAAATCTAGGGTTTGGCTTCAAGATAGTTGGCCTATGATGTGTCTTTACAAAAAACATTATCACtttctgatttaaaaaaacCCAGTTAGCCATAATCTCCCCCAAAAATCCATTATCTATTAGGCtttaccttgtttgttttttacagaACTGCTAATATAAAAAATGGGAGACTGGAACTTCCTCGGGGGGATTTTGGAGGAGGTGCACATCCACTCCACCATGGTCGGCAAGATCTGGCTGACCATCCTCTTCATATTCCGGATGTTGGTGCTGGGCGTGGCAGCGGAGGACGTGTGGAACGACGAGCAGTCGGACTTCATCTGCAACACGGACCAACCTGGCTGTCGAAACGTCTGCTACGACCAGGCCTTCCCCATTTCCCTCATCCGCTACTGGGTGCTGCAGGTCATCTTTGTGTCTTCCCCCTCCCTGGTGTACATGGGCCACGCCATCTACCAGCTGCGGGCTCTGGAGAAGGAGCGCCATTGCAAGAAGGTGGCTCTCCGCCGGGAGCTGGAGGCGGTGGACGtggagctggtggaggtgcggAGGAGGATGGAGAAGGAGATGAAGCAGCTGGAGCAGGGGAAGCTCAACAAAGCTCCGCTGAGAGGCTCTCTGCTGTGCACCTACCTGGTCCACATTATGACCCGCTCCGTGGTGGAGGTCAGCTTCATGGTGGTGCAGTACTTCCTGTACGGAAACCGCCTGAAGCCTCTGTTCAAGTGTGAGAGGGAGCCATGCCCGAATGTGGTGGACTGCTTCGTGTCCAGGCCCACCGAGAAAACCGTGTTCATGATCTTCATGCAGAGCATCGCCTGCATCTCCCTCTTCCTCAGCATTCTGGAGATCATGCACCTGGGATTCAAGAAGCTCAAGAAGGGCATCCTGTCCTACTACCCTCATCTGAAAGACGACATGGACGATTATTACGTCGACAAGTCAAAGAAGAACTCTGTCGTGCATCAGGTTTGCATTGGCACATCTGCGGGTCGCAAGAGTGCCATCCCCACGGCACCATGCGGGTACACGTTGCTGTTGGAGAAGCAGGGCAACGGACCCACCTACCCTCTCCTGAACGCCTCCTCTGCCTTCGTCCCAATAAGAGGGGTCCCGGTTGCAAAGCCGGACGGTCACAAGGACGGCAAGGAGGGGGTGCCGAGCCCCACGGAGCAAAACAGCAACTCCAACAACACGAGCAGCGAGACGCGTTCCCCTCCTgcagacaaacaggaagagccAGAGGAACCCAACCACAGGGACATGGAGTGTGCCGCCTCTGAGTACCCCACCCTCCCCGTAGCGGACCCCTCGTCATGCGCAGCGCTGTCAGGCATTGTGAGGAAGTCTCGGAGGGTCAGTCCACCGTGGAACTGCTCCACTCTGGTGGAGGGGAACGGCTCGGACAGTGACTCCTACCACGAGAACAACAGCAGCGTGAAGCTCCGCAGCAGCTGCGTGGGACCCCGAGCCAGGGTCCTCTCTAAATCCGACATTAAGAGGCCGAGCAGGTCTCAGAGCCCGGACTCTGCGGGGGAGCTGAGCTCAGTGTCCCGACACAGCAGGGAGAGTAACAGCCCCCCCGCCTCCTCTCCAAACCGCAGAGTGTCAGCGGCcagcagtggcagcagcagAAGAGCTCCAACTGATCTGCAAATATAAACCGTTGGCTCCGACATGGCGACACAAACTCTCAATAAGCCATGTGTGGATGCAAGTTGTTTGAACACTATATTCCTGCActtcacacaaaaacacacaagaTGTCGTTTTTTGCCACTAGATATCTCTCAATAAAAAATGTGACGAATTTGGTTGTGAAGTATCGATGGATCCTTGGAGTTGTTGTCTTCGCCAACATTACAGTGATTGCAGTCAGCTCCTCACGGACAGGATTCGGCTTTTTTTCATCGTTCAGGAGGGGTTCACTGGAAGCCGAATGATCCGCAGAGCTTTCCTATTGTTCAAAACAAACGGACCCACTGAGAAAAACCAATGAAAAGACTTAATAAAGCAGTCTTACATTGAATCTGTGTGGTTTCTACAGTCGGTTAGATGAACGTATTGGCTAACATTAGCTCAGTTTGTTTGACGTAAGGTTCAGACGTCCACTGATTAACATCCTTTATCCAATTCAAATACAGAGTTGAAAGGAGCAGATCTACAACGTGTATTGTAAAAATTATGCTTCAACTGGATAAAAAGTATATTTATGACAGCTTCTGAAAAAAACAATGACGCATGCAAA
This region includes:
- the LOC117454856 gene encoding gap junction alpha-9 protein-like, which encodes MGDWNFLGGILEEVHIHSTMVGKIWLTILFIFRMLVLGVAAEDVWNDEQSDFICNTDQPGCRNVCYDQAFPISLIRYWVLQVIFVSSPSLVYMGHAIYQLRALEKERHCKKVALRRELEAVDVELVEVRRRMEKEMKQLEQGKLNKAPLRGSLLCTYLVHIMTRSVVEVSFMVVQYFLYGNRLKPLFKCEREPCPNVVDCFVSRPTEKTVFMIFMQSIACISLFLSILEIMHLGFKKLKKGILSYYPHLKDDMDDYYVDKSKKNSVVHQVCIGTSAGRKSAIPTAPCGYTLLLEKQGNGPTYPLLNASSAFVPIRGVPVAKPDGHKDGKEGVPSPTEQNSNSNNTSSETRSPPADKQEEPEEPNHRDMECAASEYPTLPVADPSSCAALSGIVRKSRRVSPPWNCSTLVEGNGSDSDSYHENNSSVKLRSSCVGPRARVLSKSDIKRPSRSQSPDSAGELSSVSRHSRESNSPPASSPNRRVSAASSGSSRRAPTDLQI